Proteins from a genomic interval of Diaminobutyricimonas aerilata:
- the crtI gene encoding phytoene desaturase family protein: MSRVVVIGGGIAGLASAALLSRDGHDVTLLEQRAELGGRAGTWARDGFRFDTGPSWYLMPEVFDHFYRLLDTSAEEQLELITLDPGYRVYFEGERAPLDVSADRDENLRLFESLEKGAGRALDDYLTSAKEVYELAKKYFLYTTFAAKTPLFTREVLARGGRLAQLLTQPLDRFVAARFTDPRLRQILGYPAVFLGTAPSLAPSMYHLMSHLDLADGVLYPVGGITRVIESIVRLARSEQVDVRTSATVTRIVVEGGRATGVDYTDAAGTTQRIDADVVVGAADLHHIETKLLDAPHRTYPQSYWDKRTPGPSALLLYLGVRGELPQLEHHTLLFARDWKRNFDDIFGKTPRIPDPASIYICKPSGIDPSVAPEGHENVFVLVPVPADPSLGRGEVDGDGDPRLEALADRVIAQLASWTGIPDLAERIVVRRTLGPGDFEADLNAWRGTALGPSHTLGQSAFFRAGNASRKVRGLYYAGGSTIPGIGLPMCLISAEVLVKRMRGDTSAGPLPTPLR; the protein is encoded by the coding sequence ATGAGCCGCGTCGTCGTCATCGGCGGAGGGATCGCCGGACTGGCATCCGCCGCGCTGCTCTCCCGCGACGGGCACGACGTCACCCTGCTCGAACAGCGGGCAGAACTCGGTGGCCGGGCCGGCACCTGGGCGCGCGACGGGTTCCGCTTCGACACCGGCCCCTCCTGGTACCTCATGCCCGAGGTGTTCGACCACTTCTACCGGCTGCTCGACACGAGCGCGGAGGAGCAGCTCGAACTCATCACGCTCGACCCGGGCTACCGGGTGTACTTCGAGGGCGAGCGCGCGCCGCTCGACGTGTCGGCGGATCGCGACGAGAACCTGCGGCTCTTCGAGAGCCTCGAGAAGGGCGCCGGACGCGCCCTCGACGATTACCTCACGTCGGCGAAGGAGGTGTACGAGCTCGCGAAGAAGTACTTCCTCTACACGACCTTCGCGGCGAAGACCCCGCTGTTCACCCGCGAGGTGCTTGCGCGCGGCGGTCGGCTCGCGCAACTGCTCACCCAGCCCCTCGACCGCTTCGTGGCGGCCCGCTTCACGGACCCGCGCCTGCGGCAGATCCTCGGTTACCCGGCGGTGTTCCTCGGCACCGCCCCGTCGCTCGCCCCGAGCATGTACCACCTGATGAGCCACCTCGACCTCGCGGACGGCGTGCTGTACCCGGTGGGCGGCATCACGCGCGTGATCGAATCGATCGTGCGGTTGGCGCGATCCGAGCAGGTCGACGTGCGCACGAGCGCCACCGTCACCCGCATCGTCGTCGAGGGCGGGCGGGCGACTGGGGTCGACTACACGGATGCGGCGGGGACGACCCAGCGGATCGACGCCGACGTCGTGGTCGGCGCGGCGGACCTGCACCACATCGAGACGAAACTGCTCGACGCGCCGCACCGCACCTACCCGCAGTCGTACTGGGACAAGCGCACCCCCGGACCGAGCGCCCTCCTCCTCTACCTCGGCGTGCGCGGAGAGCTGCCCCAGCTCGAGCACCACACCCTGCTGTTCGCGCGCGACTGGAAGCGCAACTTCGACGACATCTTCGGCAAGACCCCGCGCATCCCGGATCCGGCGTCGATCTACATCTGCAAACCGAGCGGCATCGACCCGTCGGTCGCGCCGGAGGGACACGAGAACGTCTTCGTGCTCGTGCCGGTTCCCGCGGACCCCTCGCTCGGTCGGGGCGAGGTCGACGGCGACGGCGATCCGCGGCTCGAGGCGCTCGCCGACCGGGTGATCGCCCAACTGGCGTCGTGGACGGGCATCCCGGATCTCGCCGAGCGCATCGTGGTGCGCCGCACCCTCGGCCCGGGGGACTTCGAGGCCGACCTGAACGCGTGGCGCGGCACCGCGCTCGGCCCGTCGCACACCCTCGGTCAGAGCGCGTTCTTCCGTGCGGGCAACGCGAGCCGCAAGGTGCGCGGCCTCTACTACGCCGGCGGGTCGACGATCCCCGGCATCGGGCTGCCGATGTGTCTGATCAGCGCCGAGGTGCTGGTGAAGCGGATGCGGGGTGACACGTCGGCGGGACCGCTGCCGACCCCGCTGCGATGA
- the idi gene encoding isopentenyl-diphosphate Delta-isomerase, which produces MSSTTELVVLLNDDGTPIGTADKATVHTLETPLHLAFSCHVFDESGRTLVTRRALTKSAWPGVWTNSFCGHPAPGERGPDALRRRAEHELGIRLDDIEVLLPDFRYRAVDASGVVENEICPVYRATTSDAVDPRADEVAEYAWLTPEELRTAVAAAPFAFSPWLVLQLQEWTD; this is translated from the coding sequence GTGAGTTCCACGACCGAATTGGTCGTGCTCCTGAACGACGACGGCACCCCGATCGGCACCGCCGACAAGGCCACCGTGCACACCCTCGAGACTCCCCTGCACCTCGCGTTCTCGTGTCACGTGTTCGACGAGTCGGGACGCACGCTCGTCACCCGCCGCGCGCTGACGAAGTCCGCCTGGCCCGGGGTGTGGACGAACTCGTTCTGCGGACATCCGGCCCCGGGCGAGCGGGGTCCGGATGCGCTCCGCCGGCGCGCGGAGCATGAGTTGGGCATCCGGCTCGATGACATCGAGGTGCTGCTGCCCGACTTCCGCTATCGCGCGGTCGACGCGTCGGGCGTGGTCGAGAACGAGATCTGCCCGGTCTACCGGGCCACCACGAGTGACGCGGTCGATCCGCGCGCCGACGAGGTCGCCGAATACGCGTGGCTGACGCCGGAGGAACTGCGCACCGCGGTCGCCGCGGCGCCGTTCGCATTCAGCCCGTGGCTCGTGCTGCAGCTGCAGGAGTGGACCGACTGA
- a CDS encoding TetR/AcrR family transcriptional regulator: MTEARVPIDLRRRSDARLQVSRIAAELFWRDGLAATRGEDIAREAGIATRTLWRYFRSKEACVEPVLVESGRVFESVLHGWPLDRSIEEYLEKAATPGPVVFSSDDVAAMRMIVLGYTEPALRSAWLMVCDAAEQRSTPVFAPRLNLPRDAAEVRRVAASVSGAIRALTDGMSIEYVENGVVPESPDVLRTLAAVVRDASNGRIGPAI; this comes from the coding sequence GTGACAGAAGCCCGGGTGCCGATCGACCTGCGTCGCCGGTCGGACGCTCGCCTGCAGGTGTCACGGATCGCCGCCGAGCTCTTCTGGCGTGACGGTCTCGCCGCCACCCGCGGCGAGGACATCGCGCGTGAGGCGGGCATCGCGACGCGCACGCTGTGGAGGTACTTCCGCTCCAAAGAGGCGTGCGTGGAGCCGGTGCTCGTCGAATCGGGCCGCGTGTTCGAATCGGTGCTGCACGGCTGGCCTCTCGACCGCTCGATCGAGGAGTATCTCGAGAAGGCGGCCACGCCGGGACCTGTCGTGTTCTCCTCCGACGACGTCGCGGCGATGCGGATGATCGTGCTCGGCTACACCGAGCCGGCGCTTCGCAGCGCGTGGCTCATGGTGTGCGACGCGGCCGAGCAGCGCTCGACGCCCGTCTTCGCTCCCCGACTGAACCTGCCGCGGGACGCGGCGGAGGTGCGCCGTGTCGCGGCATCCGTGTCGGGGGCGATCCGCGCGCTCACCGACGGGATGAGCATCGAGTACGTCGAGAACGGCGTGGTACCCGAATCCCCCGACGTGTTGCGCACTCTCGCTGCCGTCGTGCGCGACGCGAGCAACGGCCGTATCGGTCCGGCGATCTGA
- a CDS encoding Gfo/Idh/MocA family protein: MRNYALVGVGSRAQMYLDAIAGTHSDAARLVAWGDANPGRLDWSAQRLPQLGSPRRFDPAELATVVREESVDVVIVTTPDATHAAYVVAALDAGADVVVEKPLTTTSEGVRAIAEAVERTGRSVTITFNYRYAPRNTALKQVIASGAVGRVTSVHFEWVLDTAHGADYFRRWHRDKANSGGLLIHKASHHFDLVNWWISDSPVRVFASGGLRFYGAENARTRGLGPRPERGTTDSELRDAFSLDLRRDPVLKGLYFDQEQHDGYLRDRDVFDAGITIEDNLSLVVDYAGGPSMAYSLNAHSPWEGYTVTVNGTEGRAELTVIERGAVLFDEEGRVVVDPSARPDLVVDEGARPVGERLVVQRHWEPAREVEIPAADGGHGGGDALLLREVFVGGETDELGRSATWRDGVRAVVVGLAGNRSLESEQVVRIADLDLGLAARDLPGVGA, encoded by the coding sequence ATGCGCAATTACGCACTGGTGGGTGTCGGTTCCCGCGCCCAGATGTACCTCGACGCCATCGCCGGCACCCATTCGGATGCCGCCCGACTCGTCGCCTGGGGTGACGCGAACCCGGGCCGGCTCGACTGGTCGGCGCAGCGGCTGCCGCAGCTCGGCAGCCCGCGGCGTTTCGACCCGGCCGAGCTCGCGACGGTCGTGCGCGAGGAGTCCGTCGACGTGGTGATCGTCACGACCCCGGATGCCACGCACGCCGCGTACGTCGTGGCCGCCCTCGACGCCGGGGCGGACGTCGTGGTCGAGAAGCCGCTCACGACCACCTCGGAGGGCGTGCGGGCGATCGCGGAGGCGGTCGAGCGCACCGGGCGATCGGTGACCATCACCTTCAACTACCGGTACGCCCCGCGGAACACCGCCCTCAAGCAGGTCATCGCGTCGGGTGCCGTCGGCCGGGTGACGAGCGTGCACTTCGAATGGGTGCTCGACACGGCGCACGGGGCCGACTACTTCCGCCGCTGGCATCGCGACAAGGCGAACTCGGGCGGACTGCTCATCCACAAGGCGTCGCACCACTTCGACCTCGTCAACTGGTGGATCTCCGACTCGCCCGTGCGCGTGTTCGCGAGCGGCGGGCTGCGGTTCTACGGCGCCGAGAACGCGCGAACGCGCGGGCTCGGCCCTCGCCCCGAGCGCGGCACGACCGACTCGGAGCTGCGCGACGCCTTCAGCCTCGACCTGCGCCGCGACCCGGTGCTCAAGGGGCTCTACTTCGACCAGGAACAGCACGACGGCTACCTGCGCGATCGCGACGTCTTCGATGCGGGCATCACGATCGAGGACAACCTCTCGCTCGTCGTCGACTACGCCGGTGGACCGTCGATGGCCTACTCGCTCAACGCGCACTCGCCCTGGGAGGGCTACACCGTGACCGTCAACGGCACGGAGGGGCGTGCCGAGCTCACCGTCATCGAGCGCGGTGCCGTGCTCTTCGACGAGGAGGGTCGCGTCGTGGTCGACCCGAGCGCGCGCCCCGACCTCGTGGTCGACGAGGGCGCCCGCCCGGTCGGCGAGCGGCTCGTCGTGCAGCGGCACTGGGAACCGGCACGCGAGGTGGAGATCCCTGCGGCGGACGGCGGACACGGCGGCGGCGACGCGTTGCTGCTGCGCGAGGTCTTCGTCGGCGGGGAGACGGATGAGCTGGGCCGCTCGGCGACGTGGCGCGACGGCGTGCGCGCCGTCGTGGTCGGGCTCGCCGGGAACCGGTCGCTCGAGAGCGAGCAGGTGGTGCGCATCGCCGACCTCGACCTCGGGCTCGCCGCCCGCGACCTCCCGGGGGTGGGGGCATGA
- a CDS encoding polyprenyl synthetase family protein produces the protein MDEADLLAAAQERQAQVDAVLERFFTLAIRRAEPLGDRYTSLWRVLESNTRGGKRFRPRMVMSAYLALGGRDTEAAACVGAAFELLHTALIVHDDVIDHDFVRRGVPNISGTFRDEAATRGADERLAEHFGTSAAVIAGDLALFNSYRLIDRSGVSDVVRSRLLEVMDEALFASAAGELIDVDFAVDGGVPRVDDILTMERLKTAVYSFECPLQAGAILAGASEQTVTTLADFGRDIGIAYQIVDDVLGVFGSESMTGKTTVGDLREGKRTVLIAYARSTREWAEIAPLLGKPDLDGAEAEHVRALLDGCGARAFAEGLARYYGNRGLARLAEPHIPSALREELHPVADAVLRRVR, from the coding sequence ATGGACGAGGCCGACCTGCTGGCTGCCGCTCAGGAGCGGCAGGCCCAGGTCGACGCCGTGCTGGAAAGGTTCTTCACCCTAGCCATCCGACGTGCAGAACCGCTGGGTGATCGCTACACGTCGCTGTGGCGCGTGCTCGAGAGCAACACCCGCGGCGGCAAGCGCTTCCGTCCTCGTATGGTGATGTCGGCATATCTCGCCCTCGGCGGCCGCGACACCGAGGCGGCGGCGTGCGTGGGAGCCGCGTTCGAGCTGCTGCACACCGCCCTCATCGTGCACGACGACGTGATCGACCACGACTTCGTGCGCCGCGGGGTCCCCAACATCTCGGGCACCTTCCGTGACGAGGCGGCGACGCGCGGGGCGGATGAGCGCCTCGCCGAGCACTTCGGCACCTCGGCGGCCGTCATCGCGGGCGACCTCGCCCTGTTCAACTCCTATCGTCTGATCGATCGCAGCGGGGTGAGCGACGTCGTCCGCTCGCGGCTGCTCGAGGTCATGGACGAGGCGCTCTTCGCGAGCGCTGCCGGCGAGCTCATCGACGTCGACTTCGCGGTCGACGGCGGAGTGCCGCGTGTCGACGACATCCTCACCATGGAGCGCCTCAAGACGGCGGTGTACTCCTTCGAGTGCCCGTTGCAAGCGGGAGCGATCCTTGCCGGTGCGTCGGAGCAGACGGTGACGACGCTCGCCGACTTCGGCCGCGACATCGGCATCGCGTACCAGATCGTCGACGACGTGCTCGGGGTGTTCGGGTCGGAGTCGATGACTGGCAAGACGACCGTCGGCGACCTGCGCGAGGGAAAGCGCACGGTGCTCATCGCCTATGCGAGGAGCACCCGCGAGTGGGCGGAGATCGCCCCGCTGCTCGGCAAGCCGGATCTCGACGGAGCCGAGGCGGAGCATGTGCGGGCACTGCTCGACGGTTGCGGCGCACGCGCTTTCGCCGAGGGTCTCGCCCGCTATTACGGCAACCGCGGGCTCGCGCGCCTCGCCGAGCCGCACATCCCCTCGGCCCTCCGGGAGGAGCTGCACCCGGTGGCTGATGCCGTGCTGAGGCGGGTGCGATGA
- a CDS encoding 5-dehydro-4-deoxyglucarate dehydratase, with protein MSELTFADGVLFFPVTAFDAAGRLDLETTRSHVAAGVTAGPGGVFAACGTGEFHALSLAEFTAVVAASIEATAGRVPVIAGAGGPLGHAIGCARAASEAGADGLLLLPPYLVQGPQTGIVRYVEAVLAETDLPVIVYHRGGSTLTAATAEHLLSLPGVAGIKDGVGDIAVAQQIVLAGQRTGRTDLRFFNGLLTAELSQAAYKAIGMPLYSSAVFAMAPDIATAFYRAYRADDADTQRRLLDGFYRPLVALRDETPGFAVSLIKAGLRLAGVPVGSVRAPLVDPTAAQEQRLADILAAGRSLIAA; from the coding sequence TTGTCTGAGCTCACCTTCGCCGACGGCGTCCTGTTCTTCCCGGTCACCGCGTTCGACGCGGCCGGGCGGCTCGACCTCGAGACGACGCGTTCGCACGTCGCCGCGGGGGTGACGGCCGGGCCGGGTGGGGTGTTCGCCGCGTGCGGCACGGGCGAATTCCACGCGCTCTCGCTCGCGGAGTTCACCGCGGTCGTCGCCGCGAGCATCGAGGCGACGGCGGGCCGCGTGCCGGTCATCGCCGGTGCGGGCGGCCCGCTCGGGCACGCGATCGGCTGCGCGCGTGCGGCGTCCGAGGCGGGGGCCGACGGCCTGTTGCTGCTGCCGCCCTACCTCGTGCAGGGTCCGCAGACGGGGATCGTGCGCTACGTCGAGGCCGTGCTCGCCGAGACCGACCTGCCGGTGATCGTCTACCACCGGGGCGGGTCGACCCTCACCGCGGCGACCGCCGAGCACCTGCTGTCACTCCCGGGCGTCGCGGGCATCAAGGACGGCGTCGGCGACATCGCCGTGGCGCAGCAGATCGTGCTCGCCGGGCAGCGCACCGGCCGCACCGACCTGCGGTTCTTCAACGGGCTGCTCACCGCGGAACTCAGCCAGGCCGCCTACAAGGCGATCGGCATGCCGCTGTACTCCTCCGCCGTCTTCGCGATGGCCCCCGACATCGCGACGGCGTTCTACCGCGCGTATCGCGCCGACGACGCCGACACGCAACGCCGGCTGCTCGACGGCTTCTACCGGCCCCTCGTCGCCTTGCGCGACGAGACGCCCGGATTCGCCGTGTCGCTCATCAAGGCCGGACTGCGGCTCGCGGGCGTGCCCGTCGGATCGGTGCGCGCCCCCCTCGTCGACCCGACCGCCGCCCAGGAGCAGCGCCTCGCCGACATCCTCGCCGCCGGTCGCTCCCTCATCGCGGCATGA
- a CDS encoding GDSL-type esterase/lipase family protein, with translation MAEVVETEGGLRPLRLTAEQHRRAPESLQLMAEFTSGVRLVLRTAASRLDLDVIIERYVMRHLGRPTRDAEFLAEAGGEVIARAVATPTGSRIERGRGEPYGREPGPVVRVTLDLGAASARRDVVVWFPHDAGVTLAGVSGDAPVEPVPDSARPHWVHHGSSISHGGNAHDPRETWPAQVGRALGIRWSNLGFGGNAMLDPMTARSIAAMDADVVTLELGINIVGADAMRPRALTSATHAFLDALRDRHPDAPIVLIGAFACPALETTPGPMVATPNGPRGTERGQDADVLTLQRSREVLRAVAAVRDDPALHYLDGLELFGTADAHLLEDGLHPSQCGLDLIARRFLEREVIGPVRADR, from the coding sequence GTGGCCGAGGTCGTCGAGACGGAAGGCGGTCTGCGCCCGCTGCGCCTCACGGCCGAGCAGCACCGCCGGGCGCCGGAGTCGCTTCAGTTGATGGCCGAGTTCACCTCTGGCGTGCGTCTCGTGCTCCGCACCGCCGCCTCTCGGCTCGACCTCGACGTGATCATCGAGCGCTACGTCATGCGTCACCTCGGGCGGCCGACCCGGGATGCCGAGTTCCTCGCCGAGGCCGGCGGGGAGGTGATCGCCCGCGCCGTGGCGACACCCACCGGCTCGCGGATCGAACGCGGTCGAGGGGAGCCGTACGGGCGCGAGCCCGGGCCCGTCGTGCGGGTGACACTCGATCTCGGTGCGGCCTCCGCGCGCCGGGACGTCGTCGTGTGGTTCCCGCACGACGCGGGTGTGACGCTCGCGGGGGTGAGCGGCGACGCGCCCGTCGAGCCCGTGCCCGACAGCGCCCGTCCGCACTGGGTGCATCACGGCAGCTCCATCAGTCACGGCGGGAACGCCCACGATCCGCGCGAGACCTGGCCTGCGCAGGTCGGTCGGGCGCTCGGCATCCGCTGGTCGAACCTCGGCTTCGGCGGCAACGCGATGCTCGACCCGATGACGGCGCGCAGCATCGCCGCGATGGATGCCGACGTCGTCACGCTCGAACTCGGCATCAACATCGTGGGCGCCGACGCCATGCGGCCGCGCGCCCTCACCTCCGCGACGCACGCGTTTCTCGACGCCCTCCGCGACCGCCACCCCGACGCGCCGATCGTGCTCATCGGCGCCTTCGCCTGCCCGGCACTCGAGACCACGCCGGGTCCGATGGTGGCGACGCCGAACGGCCCCCGGGGCACCGAGCGCGGCCAGGACGCGGACGTGCTCACCCTGCAGCGCTCCCGGGAGGTGCTGCGCGCGGTCGCCGCCGTCCGCGACGATCCTGCGCTGCACTATCTGGACGGGCTGGAGCTCTTCGGTACGGCTGATGCCCATCTGCTCGAAGACGGACTGCATCCCTCGCAGTGCGGTCTCGACCTCATCGCGCGACGGTTCCTCGAGCGCGAGGTGATCGGGCCCGTCAGGGCCGATCGGTGA
- the dcd gene encoding dCTP deaminase has product MLLSDRDIRAELHAGRIGLDPLELGMVQPSSVDVRLDRFFRLFDNHKYPFIDPAEDQPELTRLVETKGDEPFILHPGEFVLGSTYELITLPDDVAARLEGKSSLGRLGLLTHSTAGFIDPGFSGHVTLELSNVATLPIKLWPGMKIGQLCFFRLTSPTERPYGSSEYSSRYQGQRGPTASRSFQNFHRTDVSAAPSLAQ; this is encoded by the coding sequence ATGCTTCTCAGCGATCGGGACATCAGGGCTGAACTGCACGCGGGTCGCATCGGTCTCGATCCCCTCGAGCTCGGCATGGTGCAGCCGTCGAGCGTCGACGTGCGGCTCGACCGCTTCTTCCGGCTGTTCGACAACCACAAGTACCCGTTCATCGACCCTGCCGAGGATCAGCCCGAGCTGACCCGTCTGGTCGAGACGAAGGGCGACGAGCCGTTCATCCTGCACCCGGGGGAGTTCGTGCTCGGTTCGACCTACGAGCTGATCACCCTGCCGGATGACGTGGCCGCGCGCCTGGAGGGCAAGAGCTCCCTCGGGCGGCTGGGACTGCTCACCCACTCGACCGCCGGCTTCATCGACCCGGGCTTCTCCGGGCACGTGACGCTCGAGCTGAGCAACGTCGCGACGCTGCCGATCAAGCTCTGGCCGGGCATGAAGATCGGGCAGTTGTGCTTCTTCCGGCTCACCTCGCCGACGGAGCGGCCCTACGGTTCGAGCGAATACTCCTCGCGCTACCAGGGGCAGCGCGGACCGACCGCGTCGCGTTCGTTCCAGAACTTCCACCGCACCGACGTCTCGGCGGCACCCTCGCTCGCGCAGTAG
- a CDS encoding mandelate racemase/muconate lactonizing enzyme family protein — MTATVESVEVRRLEIPLARPWAPDVTTVTVLPVEVRCDDGTVGHGFSWTPTIGAGAVAAFLTEELAPWWTGRAADPALWQQAWERVHEAGGGGISTIALAGIDLALWDARARREGTSVTGVLGRRHDELPVYGSGVNLHYPLEELVAQVERWVAAGHRAVKVKVGKPDPAEDADRLAAVREVLGADRDLMIDANQRWDVDRAAHALELFTAVRPAWIEEPLRADDLAAHRELRRRTDLPIALGENLHTIHRFRDFLDAGVVDVVQPNVIRVGGITPFLAIADLARERGARLAAHLLPELSAQLSFALPEQTWIEDVEDARFADLGVLAESTGLEFGAGHVRGGPTRGLGIRFTDRPSLPPADRGRSGS, encoded by the coding sequence ATGACGGCCACCGTCGAGTCCGTCGAGGTGCGGCGCCTCGAGATCCCGCTCGCGCGACCCTGGGCGCCCGACGTCACGACCGTCACGGTGCTGCCGGTGGAGGTGCGCTGCGACGACGGCACGGTCGGCCACGGGTTCAGTTGGACCCCGACGATCGGCGCCGGCGCGGTCGCCGCGTTCCTCACCGAGGAGCTCGCTCCCTGGTGGACCGGGCGCGCCGCGGATCCCGCTCTCTGGCAGCAGGCCTGGGAACGGGTGCACGAGGCGGGGGGCGGCGGCATCTCGACGATCGCCCTCGCCGGCATCGACCTCGCGCTGTGGGATGCCCGGGCCCGTCGCGAGGGAACGAGCGTCACCGGAGTGCTCGGCCGCCGTCACGACGAGCTTCCGGTGTACGGCAGCGGGGTCAATCTGCACTATCCGCTCGAGGAGCTCGTCGCGCAGGTCGAGCGCTGGGTGGCCGCCGGGCACCGCGCGGTCAAGGTGAAGGTCGGCAAGCCGGACCCGGCCGAGGATGCGGACCGGCTCGCTGCCGTGCGGGAGGTGCTCGGCGCCGACCGCGACCTGATGATCGACGCCAATCAGCGCTGGGACGTCGACCGCGCCGCGCACGCCCTCGAGCTGTTCACCGCCGTGCGGCCCGCGTGGATCGAGGAACCGCTCCGCGCCGACGATCTCGCGGCGCACCGGGAACTGCGCCGGCGCACCGACCTGCCGATCGCCCTCGGCGAGAATCTGCACACGATCCACCGCTTCCGCGACTTCCTCGACGCGGGCGTCGTCGACGTCGTGCAGCCGAACGTCATCCGGGTCGGGGGCATTACGCCGTTCCTCGCGATCGCCGATCTCGCGCGGGAGCGGGGCGCGCGGCTCGCCGCACACCTGCTGCCCGAACTCTCCGCTCAGCTGTCGTTCGCGCTGCCGGAGCAGACGTGGATCGAGGACGTCGAGGACGCCCGCTTCGCCGACCTCGGCGTGCTCGCGGAGTCGACCGGGCTCGAGTTCGGTGCCGGGCACGTGCGCGGCGGTCCGACGCGCGGGCTCGGCATCCGCTTCACCGATCGGCCGAGCCTTCCACCGGCGGATCGAGGTCGGTCCGGCTCGTGA
- a CDS encoding NAD-dependent epimerase/dehydratase family protein: MTRTLVTGGAGRLGRSVVRALADAGRDVVSVDLVTHADLPAVQVQADLADAGARTDLFERYRPDEVVHLAAIPFPGAAPDDETFAVNTGLAFGVLNAALAAGTGSLLIASSPTVIGYGAPIGWQPEYLPLDEAHPTRPWNGYALSKVAIEGLVAMAARSAGDRIRTGAFRPCYVIAPEEWSGAPTQQGHTVAERLQHPELSAVALFNYVDARDAGEFVVAWLDAGDRAPNGETFFVGARDALVRDSVPAAVETWLPSLADAAAKLGDTESLFSSAKAERLLGWRARRTWREQLAGVDVV; this comes from the coding sequence ATGACACGCACACTCGTCACCGGCGGCGCCGGGCGTCTCGGCCGCAGCGTCGTGCGCGCACTGGCCGACGCCGGTCGCGACGTCGTCTCGGTGGACCTCGTCACCCACGCCGATCTGCCGGCCGTGCAGGTGCAGGCGGACCTCGCCGACGCGGGCGCCCGCACCGACCTGTTCGAGCGGTACCGCCCGGACGAGGTGGTGCACCTCGCGGCCATCCCCTTCCCCGGAGCGGCACCCGACGACGAGACCTTCGCCGTCAACACGGGGCTCGCGTTCGGGGTGCTGAACGCGGCGCTCGCCGCGGGCACCGGCTCGCTCCTCATCGCGAGCAGCCCGACCGTGATCGGCTACGGCGCGCCGATCGGCTGGCAGCCCGAGTACCTGCCGCTCGACGAGGCGCACCCGACCCGTCCATGGAACGGCTACGCGCTCTCGAAGGTCGCGATCGAGGGACTCGTCGCGATGGCCGCGCGTTCGGCCGGCGATCGCATCCGCACCGGAGCGTTCCGCCCCTGCTACGTGATCGCGCCGGAGGAGTGGAGCGGCGCTCCCACCCAGCAGGGCCACACGGTCGCCGAGCGGTTGCAGCATCCGGAGCTCTCGGCCGTCGCGCTGTTCAACTACGTCGACGCCCGCGACGCGGGGGAGTTCGTCGTGGCCTGGCTGGATGCGGGTGACCGCGCCCCCAACGGGGAGACGTTCTTCGTCGGGGCGCGCGACGCGCTCGTGCGCGACTCTGTCCCCGCCGCGGTGGAGACCTGGTTGCCGTCGCTCGCGGATGCCGCGGCGAAGCTGGGCGACACCGAGTCGCTCTTCTCGAGCGCGAAAGCGGAGCGGCTGCTCGGCTGGCGCGCCCGCCGCACCTGGCGCGAACAACTCGCGGGGGTCGACGTTGTCTGA
- a CDS encoding phytoene/squalene synthase family protein, translating to MNRLALYDRVAEETASTVIRRYSTSFGLASRLLGPGVRQPVENVYALVRIADEIVDGASEEAGLDREGARTALDTLERETEHALRVGYSSNLVVHAFARSALAAGFGADLTRPFFASMRMDLDQTVHDEASFDAYVYGSAEVVGLMCLRIFLIGHAVDAATEERLVHGARRLGAAFQKVNFLRDLAADYESLGRSYFPGVDVPTFTETDKTRLLDDIDADLRASAAVLADLPPSSRRAVCLAQGLFAELAARLRATPASRLVRARVRVPNPVKLRIAAAAALGRTPPA from the coding sequence ATGAACCGGCTCGCGCTCTACGACAGGGTGGCCGAGGAGACCGCGAGCACCGTCATCCGGCGCTACTCCACCTCGTTCGGCCTCGCCTCCCGACTGCTCGGACCCGGCGTGCGCCAGCCCGTCGAGAACGTGTATGCCCTCGTGCGCATAGCCGACGAGATCGTCGACGGGGCGTCGGAGGAGGCCGGGCTCGACCGGGAGGGTGCGCGGACCGCGCTCGACACCCTGGAGCGCGAGACCGAGCACGCGTTGCGGGTCGGCTACAGCAGCAACCTGGTGGTGCACGCGTTCGCCCGCTCGGCGCTCGCCGCCGGCTTCGGCGCCGACCTCACGCGGCCCTTCTTCGCGTCCATGCGCATGGACCTCGATCAGACCGTGCACGACGAGGCGAGCTTCGACGCGTACGTCTACGGCTCCGCCGAGGTCGTCGGGCTCATGTGCCTGCGCATATTCCTGATCGGGCATGCGGTGGATGCGGCCACAGAGGAACGACTCGTGCACGGTGCCCGCCGGCTCGGCGCCGCGTTCCAGAAGGTCAACTTCCTCCGTGACCTGGCGGCGGACTACGAGTCCCTCGGCCGCAGCTACTTCCCCGGCGTCGACGTGCCGACGTTCACCGAGACCGACAAGACCCGGCTGCTCGACGACATCGACGCGGACCTGCGGGCCTCGGCCGCCGTGCTGGCCGACCTGCCGCCGTCGTCCCGTCGAGCGGTGTGCCTCGCGCAGGGACTCTTCGCCGAACTCGCGGCGCGGCTGCGCGCGACACCGGCGTCCCGCCTCGTGCGCGCTCGCGTGCGCGTGCCCAACCCCGTCAAGCTGCGCATCGCCGCCGCGGCGGCCCTCGGAAGGACCCCTCCAGCATGA